A region from the Rhodamnia argentea isolate NSW1041297 chromosome 7, ASM2092103v1, whole genome shotgun sequence genome encodes:
- the LOC115734710 gene encoding probable inactive receptor kinase At2g26730 → MRRATIRALAILIFLAFRVATSVDEGTKQSMIQFMDKVSPGSDQGWSLSTDPCADQWKGVECESQSVKRIVLEELNLSGTLDASPLCRVQSLAVLSLKGNNVAGGIPKEIANCKHLTHLYLGGNRFSGQLPDALSRLNNLKRLDVSDNNFSGPLPNLARISGMITFFAQNNNFTGELPQFDFANLEHFNVSDNNFTGQIPDGGGRFQENSFLGNLGLCGSPLPNSCPAPQPAKKKQKDVSLDKIFIYLGYVILGLIVVLFLVYKIARRSKKKEDGFDGGKNRRSDTSSSKANGALSEPKTSENRSEYSITSVESGMTTSSLVVLSDAPALRDLKFEDLLRAPAEQLGRGKHGSLYKVVLSNGLALAVKRIKDLGIPSEDFKGRMRKMDRAKHPHVLPPVAFYCSKQEKLLVYEYKPNGSLFNLLHGMQNAQIFDWGSRLSVAATVAEALAFMHSELREDGIAHGNLKTTNILLDKDMDPCISEYGLMVVKTQDYSQIPEIRSSAASPHDAFKDDVYGLGLILLELLTGKMVQNNGYDLAKWVHSVVREEWTGEVFDGVLISEGADEERMVRLLQVGLQCINPSPAERPSSRQAAALISSIKDEEERSVSSDS, encoded by the exons ATGCGTCGAGCAACTATCCGGGCACTCGCCATTCTGATCTTTCTTGCCTTTCGAGTGGCGACTTCGGTGGATGAGGGTACCAAGCAGTCGATGATTCAGTTCATGGACAAAGTTTCTCCCGGGAGCGACCAAGGTTGGAGCTTGTCCACGGATCCCTGCGCCGATCAATGGAAGGGCGTGGAATGTGAGTCGCAATCAGTGAAGAGGATTGTTCTCGAGGAGCTTAACTTATCGGGGACTCTCGATGCCAGTCCTCTCTGCAGGGTACAGTCTCTCGCTGTTCTTAGCCTCAAGGGCAACAATGTGGCAGGAGGGATTCCGAAAGAAATTGCAAACTGCAAGCATTTGACACACTTGTACTTAGGCGGGAACCGGTTCTCGGGGCAACTCCCCGACGCCCTCTCGAGGTTAAATAATTTGAAGAGGCTCGATGTATCCGATAACAACTTCTCCGGTCCATTGCCGAATCTTGCTCGGATCTCGGGCATGATTACCTTCTTTGCTCAGAACAACAATTTCACTGGAGAACTTCCCCAGTTCGACTTCGCCAACTTGGAGCATTTCAATGTCTCGGACAACAATTTTACTGGTCAGATTCCTGATGGCGGAGGTCGTTTCCAGGAGAACAGCTTTCTGGGGAATCTGGGATTGTGCGGAAGTCCGCTGCCGAATTCATGTCCGGCCCCTCAACCAGccaagaagaaacaaaaagacgTATCGCTCGATAAGATTTTTATCTACTTAGGCTATGTAATTCTCGGCCTAATCGTTGTGCTCTTCTTGGTCTACAAAATAGCAAGAagatccaagaaaaaagaagatgggTTTGATGGTGGTAAGAATAGGAGATCTGATACTAGCAGCAGCAAGGCTAATGGGGCGCTGAGCGAACCAAAGACAAGCGAGAACCGGTCCGAGTACTCGATAACTTCAGTGGAGAGTGGCATGACCACGTCCTCACTTGTGGTACTATCGGATGCTCCCGCGCTGAGGGATTTGAAGTTCGAGGACTTGCTTAGAGCGCCGGCCGAACAGCTTGGAAGAGGAAAGCACGGAAGTCTCTACAAAGTCGTGCTCAGCAACGGCCTTGCTCTGGCCGTGAAGAGAATCAAGGATTTGGGGATTCCTAGCGAGGACTTCAAGGGCAGGATGCGGAAGATGGATCGAGCAAAGCATCCTCACGTTCTGCCGCCTGTCGCGTTTTACTGCTCCAAGCAAGAGAAGCTCCTGGTGTATGAGTATAAACCAAACGGGAGTCTCTTCAATCTTCTCCATG GAATGCAGAATGCGCAAATATTTGATTGGGGAAGCAGGCTAAGCGTTGCGGCCACTGTGGCGGAAGCTTTGGCCTTTATGCACTCGGAGCTTCGTGAAGACGGGATCGCTCACGGCAATCTAAAGACCACGAACATCTTGCTTGACAAAGACATGGATCCGTGCATCAGCGAATACGGCCTAATGGTGGTGAAAACCCAAGACTACTCTCAAATTCCCGAGATAAGAAGCAGCGCTGCTTCACCTCACGACGCCTTCAAGGACGACGTGTACGGCCTCGGGCTAATTCTTCTCGAGCTCCTGACAGGCAAGATGGTCCAGAACAACGGGTATGATCTGGCCAAGTGGGTGCACTCCGTGGTTAGGGAGGAATGGACCGGGGAAGTCTTTGATGGCGTCCTGATATCCGAAGGCGCGGACGAGGAAAGGATGGTGAGACTGTTGCAAGTAGGCCTCCAATGCATAAACCCTTCTCCCGCCGAAAGGCCAAGCTCGAGGCAAGCCGCGGCGCTGATAAGCTCGATCAAAGACGAAGAGGAGCGGTCCGTGTCGTCCGATTCCTGA
- the LOC115735000 gene encoding ubiquitin-conjugating enzyme E2-23 kDa-like, translating into MSSPSKRREMDVMKLMMSDYTVETINDGLNEFNVEFHGPKESLYEGGVWKIRVELPDAYPYKSPSIGFVNKIYHPNVDEMSGSVCLDVINQSWSPMFDLLNVFEVFLPQLLLYPNPSDPLNGDAASLMMKDKKQYDQKVKEYCERYAKKEHISNSRAEEDSDDEEISVEESESSDDDEIAGHADP; encoded by the exons ATGTCTTCTCCTAGTAAGAGGAGAGAGATGGATGTTATGAAGCT GATGATGAGTGATTATACTGTGGAGACAATCAACGATGGActtaatgaattcaatgtggAATTTCATGGGCCAAAAGAAA GTCTATACGAAGGTGGTGTTTGGAAGATCCGAGTGGAACTTCCTGATGCGTATCCCTACAAGTCACCTTCAATTGGATTTGTGAACAAGATATATCACCCCAATGTTGATGAGAT GTCGGGGTCTGTATGCCTGGACGTTATCAACCAATCATGGAGTCCAATGTTTG ATCTGTTGAATGTATTTGAGGTGTTTCTTCCTCAGCTCTTGCTTTATCCCAACCCTTCAGACCCTCTAAACGGTGATGCTGCTTCACTAATGATGAAAGACAAGAAGCAATACGATCAAAAAGTCAAAG AGTATTGCGAGCGATATGCAAAGAAGGAGCACATCAGCAACTCCAGAGCTGAAGAAGACAGCGACGATGAGGAAATCAGCGTCGAGGAAAGCGAATCGAGCGATGACGACGAGATAGCTGGACATGCAGACCCATAA